One region of Zingiber officinale cultivar Zhangliang chromosome 7B, Zo_v1.1, whole genome shotgun sequence genomic DNA includes:
- the LOC122007373 gene encoding uncharacterized protein LOC122007373, translated as MDRARIPLLAKSVKDRTTLFHGGADPWAARSWLKNLEDTFWYMKRTDEEKVELAAYHLRDQAVTWWDMQKSIFGEQRITWQMYREAFERQYFPVTFCLSRRQEFLSLKQGDRSVMEYNAEFSRLAEFCPHLVAQDYDRMYQFTQGLAAYIRLKMSGFPQEREKRAKLTGYFRRVLSTSEDKANLGWGFSFLSARPEE; from the exons ATGGATAGAGCCCGAATACCCTTGTTGGCGAAGTCTGTGAAAGATCGAACTACTCTGTTTCATGGGGGTGCTGACCCTTGGGCGGCTCGTAGCTGGTTGAAGAACTTGGAGGACACATTTTGGTACATGAAGCGTACAGATGAAGAGAAGGTGGAGTTGGCTGCATATCATCTTCGGGATCAAGCCGTCACTTGGTGGGACATGCAGAAGTCGATCTTTGGGGAACAACGTATCACGTGGCAGATGTACCGGGAGGCATTTGAGAGACAGTATTTTCCGGTTACATTTTGTCTATCCCGTCGTCAGGAGTTTCTGAGCCTCAAGCAAGGCGACCGTtcggtgatggagtataatgcagaATTCAGTAGATTGGCCGAGTTTTGTCCTCATCTGGTGGCTCAGGATTATGATCGGATGTATCAGTTTACTCAGGGACTGGCGGCATACATACGACTCAAGATGTCCGGATTTCCCC aagaaagagaaaagagggcAAAGCTCACAGGTTACTTCAGGAGGGTCCTCTCCACCTCAGAAGACAAGGCGAACCTCGGATGGGGGTTCTCGTTCCTCTCAGCGAGACCGGAAGAATAA
- the LOC122004842 gene encoding tubulin gamma-2 chain-like isoform X3, giving the protein MWILHSLQSIRERKLVNFIEWGPASIQVALSRKSPYIQTTHREEFDESQEIIESLVDEYKACESPDYIKWGMEE; this is encoded by the exons ATGTGGATCCTACACAG CTTGCAAAGCATACGTGAAAGAAAGCTCGTTAACTTTATTGAGTGGGGCCCAGCTAGCATTCAG GTTGCATTATCTAGAAAATCGCCATACATCCAAACTACCCATCGG GAGGAGTTTGATGAATCTCAGGAGATAATAGAAAGCTTGGTCGATGAATACAAGGCATGCGAGTCTCCAGATTACATCAAATGGGGAATGGAG GAATAA
- the LOC122004842 gene encoding tubulin gamma-2 chain-like isoform X1, which translates to MWILHSLQSIRERKLVNFIEWGPASIQVALSRKSPYIQTTHREEFDESQEIIESLVDEYKACESPDYIKWGMEVRLKPSMPVLRLFSGTISTDGAYAEGGTDRSSRSRILLGICHQA; encoded by the exons ATGTGGATCCTACACAG CTTGCAAAGCATACGTGAAAGAAAGCTCGTTAACTTTATTGAGTGGGGCCCAGCTAGCATTCAG GTTGCATTATCTAGAAAATCGCCATACATCCAAACTACCCATCGG GAGGAGTTTGATGAATCTCAGGAGATAATAGAAAGCTTGGTCGATGAATACAAGGCATGCGAGTCTCCAGATTACATCAAATGGGGAATGGAG GTTAGATTGAAACCATCGATGCCAGTTTTGAGACTGTTCAGTGGAACAATTAGCACTGATGGAGCCTACGCTGAAGGGGGTACGGATCGATCTTCACGTAGCCGCATTTTGTTGGGCATCTGCCATCAGGCATAG
- the LOC122004842 gene encoding tubulin gamma-2 chain-like isoform X2 has translation MWILHSLQSIRERKLVNFIEWGPASIQVALSRKSPYIQTTHREEFDESQEIIESLVDEYKACESPDYIKWGMEVDRDK, from the exons ATGTGGATCCTACACAG CTTGCAAAGCATACGTGAAAGAAAGCTCGTTAACTTTATTGAGTGGGGCCCAGCTAGCATTCAG GTTGCATTATCTAGAAAATCGCCATACATCCAAACTACCCATCGG GAGGAGTTTGATGAATCTCAGGAGATAATAGAAAGCTTGGTCGATGAATACAAGGCATGCGAGTCTCCAGATTACATCAAATGGGGAATGGAG GTGGACAGAGACAAATGA